In the genome of Deltaproteobacteria bacterium, one region contains:
- a CDS encoding OadG-related small transporter subunit yields MGTWEFGLTVALVGSVGTLVVLWLLSLLILLIRKVFPS; encoded by the coding sequence ATGGGCACCTGGGAATTCGGCCTCACGGTTGCGCTGGTGGGCAGCGTCGGCACGCTGGTGGTGCTGTGGCTGCTGAGCCTGCTGATCCTTTTGATCCGGAAGGTATTCCCTTCCTGA
- a CDS encoding acetyl-CoA carboxylase biotin carboxyl carrier protein subunit — translation MATSVTAPMVGKILRIEANPGQAVEEDDVVIVMEAMKMEIPVVAPAGGTVKEVKVEVGQSVEAGEELAEIE, via the coding sequence TTGGCAACCTCCGTCACAGCCCCCATGGTAGGCAAGATATTGAGGATCGAGGCGAACCCCGGCCAAGCCGTGGAAGAGGACGACGTGGTGATCGTCATGGAGGCCATGAAGATGGAGATCCCGGTGGTGGCGCCGGCGGGCGGGACGGTCAAGGAAGTCAAGGTGGAGGTGGGGCAGTCGGTGGAGGCGGGGGAGGAGCTCGCCGAGATCGAGTAG